The Rosa rugosa chromosome 3, drRosRugo1.1, whole genome shotgun sequence sequence CCTGCTCGATCACAACCCCAAGAAATGAGTGATGAAAACTACGCAACCTGATTTTGTCATGGCCATAGGAAAAGGAATTGTACTAATTATGAATCGACATATTGATATATATTATCATCACTTACATACCCAACAGTATCCTGTCTTAGAGAAATTGGGACAACCCCTGCTCGACTAGTAAGACCGACTGTTGGTTTGAGGCCCACAACTGAGTTCAAACTTGATGGACATAAGATTGAACCACTTGTCTCGGTACCTAATGACACCGCTACCAGATTTGCTGCGACTGATATTGCTGAACCGCTGCTTGAGCCGCAAGGCTCTGAGAATGTGTAAGGGTTCTGCAATGCACGTACTCTTATATTCAGTTTTATGGCTTGAGGTATGTATTGTTTCAGCTTATCCCAGAATTATTTATTTACATGATTTGAAATATTTGTCAGCGTACCTAATATATTATGTTGTTAGAAAGAGTAATGATCTAGCCATATATCTATCATATTATTCAAAGATCAAAGAAACATGTATATTTCGAAATGTATCATCTGTCCGAACTAGGCATATACGAGATTATGGAAGCTATAATTATATAGGGACATTAATCAACGCACCAAGCCATAACCGCCTCTGGCGCTCCAACCAGAGGGGGTTTTAGTAGACCTAAAATGTGACCACTCGCTCAAGCTAGCCTTTCCCAAAATGATAGCCCCTGCTTTCCGCAACTTCTCCACCACGCCGGCATCACGAGGCACGACAGATCCAAACAGCGCAAAGGAGCCGGCGGTGGTGTTCATCTTATCCTTGGTTGCAATGTTGTCCTTGACCAGAATAGGAATGCCATGCAACTTAGAGAGTAGTGACACTGGTGCCTTGGTCCTGCGCTCGTAGTCAGCCTTGTCGGCAAGGTGAAGCGCATCTGGATTGACTTCTAGGACTCCTTTGAGAACCGGGTTCAGTTTTCGGATTTGGGCAAGGTAATATTGAACAAGTTGCCTCGAGGTGAGTTGGTTGTGCTTGAAAGCGAGCTGGAGATCGTCTATGGTGGCTTCTTTGAGTGAGAGTCTGCGGGCTGCGAATGTCTCTGGAAGAGATGACAATGTGAAGAGAAGCAATAAGCATGAGATGTGAGGGAATTTCGCCATGGCAGTGGATGAGGAAATTATCATTTCTTGTACTGGTTTGAGCTAGATTAGTGTGAAATGTGTAATACAAAATAACCAAATGTTATCCGTCTTTGGGTTTCTGATTTAGTGGGGAACTGAGGTAGACCACCATGAGAACAATAGTGTCGCTGACCATACAGGTCGACACATCTTTCTTTCGGTGCTGTTACTTTACAAAAGAATATGTCATAGGCGGCAATGAATTAAAAGGCGCGCCTTGAGGCGTTAAAGGCGTAAGGCGCTGCTGAAATTGAGTGTGCTTTGCTATCGAGGCGATCAGGCGCCGAAGGAGCAAAAAGCTGGTCTGAAGGCgtccaaaaagaaaattttagcTTGGCACGCGGCCAGAGTTTTATGCTAGCTTGGCTAATGGTAAGCACCAATGGCAGTTCATGGGTAAATCTCAGTCTGGGAGGGAAATTCAAAAGGTGCACTCTGTAAATGGAGGAGTGCCAGTGTTGTAGGGTAGGTAAAACAGGGACTCTCACCTTATGCTTTTTGATCCATACATGGAGAAGCTCTCATGTTATTAGTTTTCAAGTGGCCACATGGAATTCGAAACCTGTTTCTCAGCTTTTCTCTGCTGATGACCTTTGCAACAAGCTGATATTATGAGGGAATGTCTTAATAGTTTTTATTTGTATATCTTAGATTCCAAATTTCCTGCTAGTTCTACTACTCGGAAAGTTGTCCTCTATGGTGCTCAAATGTTGTCGAGGGCGCATCATCAAGTGTCAAGTGAGCAATCTGAGATTGTAAAACACTTCAATTCACTGAATTAACGATAAATGATACACAAGGAGAGTCCATTATGGTTCAGTATTCACCAATTCCCATCAGGTAGCTAATTTAATTGAATCAAGTGGTTTGGCCATTTGGTCAATAAGCTCAAAACAAACTTGGAGTTGCCAAGAGCTTAAACTGCCCATGTGCTATTGAGTTCATATCAACAGATTTAACAAAACCAATTGGACAAATTGGATTAAATAGGCTCAATACTTTCAATCCTAGAacaataatccaaaatcaaacaaagagagagagaaaactcaACAGCAAAAAAAGATAAGAACCCCAAAGAAATCAAAAACCAAGAAGCAAATAAGAGTGTTATCTGGGCTCAGATATATGAACATATTCGTACTCCCGGACCACAAAAGGTCTCATAGAGCTGGGATTATCATTTATCATCATCGCAAATCCACAACAAAAATAACACCCaaatatcaaaacaaaaaaccccATCTTataaatcaatcaaaattgcAGAGAAGAAGAGAGTTCAGAGGGAGACGGCGCTCAGGGTTtttggaagaggaggaggagagtatGTGACGGCCACTGGTGAGGGTTTAAGCCTTTAAGAAGGCAATCGAGGTATGCTTGATTTACTACTTTAACCCTCGACATTGAGTAAATGGCAATCGAAGTCAGGCccattacccattatcataagAGATTAAACCTTTTGTTTTGGTGCACATAAGAGATTTATGCGAACCCTTTGATCTCTTTTTTGGAAAAATTATTCAATAGCCCAGAATTTTTGATAATCTAACTAGTTCATGTGGCACTATCTTGATGACGATTGGTTGATTTTATAAGTTCTTTTGTTTTCCCATGCATGCACGTGTAGGCGTTCTGGTTGTCGGCATTGTTTCAGACTTACAATACCCGAATAATACACGTATTGAACTATATTTTAAAAATATCTCCGTACTTAATATTTTTGAAAAGACTcgttaaattttcaaaaactcCAAAAGTATTatacacaaatttttttttacatgttTTTCCATATTTACATatattattaaacaaaaattaatataagcttaattttttttttttaatgattcaTGTCCCATATTTTACTAACTATGGTCTCGGTCCACACTGCAATTACTCTTCTTTCGGCTTAAGGGTGTTTTTCACCATTGTTCTCTTCTCTTTCACTAATGTTTtctacctcttttttttttaacctttgCATTTCATTCACTGCTTTGCAAAGCTGGTCAATCACTGTTCCACCGCCTTCATTGGTTAATGATAACACCGACAATGTGATTGAGGAtctttggccaaaaaaaaaaaaaaagacaatgtGATTGAGGAAGATTAAGTACAAAAGAAGGTtataggaatttttttttttttttgagataataagaactttctataaataggcATTAAGAACTCATATTtctttattatatatattaagATAAATAGGAACTCATATTTTGATAGATCAAACTACTATTTTATAAATAAGATTCGATTTAACATatcataaattcaaattaaataGAAGCTGTATGAAAATGTTATTTTACTAGACATCGATAAGTATAGTCTCATGTAAATATAGCCTACTAAGAATGACAAACAAACATATATGATCACTTGCAAGAAGTAAATTTGCAGGTGACTTTGCCATAGCCTGAATTAGCCCTGATGAACCTCAAGGCTGTATAGAGGACATTCCTCTCGGAACCCATCAATCCCGAATTCATATGCTGCACAACAGCAATGGTATTGTAAGGAAATTGAAGACTGTTGTAGGAGTTGAGAAAGGCAGTGATGCCTTCCCTTAGGAGAGTCCTATAAGGGTCTCCTCTTCCCTGTAGGCCGTGCCACAATGTTAGGTCAGTCCCATATCTTCTTGCTGCAAGCAATCCGAAAACAACAGCTACCTTTGTGTCTGGATTCACTGCCCTCCAGTAGCATTTGTACTCTGGCCTTG is a genomic window containing:
- the LOC133736051 gene encoding probable amidase At4g34880; amino-acid sequence: MIISSSTAMAKFPHISCLLLLFTLSSLPETFAARRLSLKEATIDDLQLAFKHNQLTSRQLVQYYLAQIRKLNPVLKGVLEVNPDALHLADKADYERRTKAPVSLLSKLHGIPILVKDNIATKDKMNTTAGSFALFGSVVPRDAGVVEKLRKAGAIILGKASLSEWSHFRSTKTPSGWSARGGYGLNPYTFSEPCGSSSGSAISVAANLVAVSLGTETSGSILCPSSLNSVVGLKPTVGLTSRAGVVPISLRQDTVGPICRTVADAAYVLDAIAGIDHNDIATIETSKFIPKGGYAQFLRRDGLSGKRIGILGAFHDFGNDTSLAQTFEKHLNTLRKGGVVLVDNLEIANLTEIYSRSDEYAAFR